The proteins below are encoded in one region of Sedimentibacter sp. zth1:
- a CDS encoding ECF transporter S component, whose product MSKKNIKQLVYTALFAALIYVTTYVIKVPSVVTNGYTHLGDGFIFLAVILLGRKNGAIAAAIGASLSDLLGGYSHYIIPTFIIKFVMAYIMGFIIDKNKERKYSWLIGALVGSVWQIIAYYIVGSVFMGSFISTLLDIPANCIQSAFGIIIAFLLGNQLKKFIKIDE is encoded by the coding sequence ATGAGCAAAAAAAATATAAAACAATTAGTATATACAGCATTATTTGCAGCACTAATTTATGTTACAACCTATGTAATTAAAGTACCATCAGTTGTAACTAATGGATATACGCACTTAGGAGATGGATTTATTTTTCTTGCAGTAATATTATTAGGTAGAAAAAATGGTGCAATTGCGGCTGCTATCGGTGCATCTTTGTCAGATTTATTAGGTGGATATTCTCATTATATTATACCTACTTTTATCATAAAATTTGTGATGGCATACATTATGGGTTTTATAATAGATAAAAATAAAGAAAGAAAATATTCTTGGTTAATAGGTGCTTTAGTAGGAAGTGTATGGCAAATTATTGCTTATTACATTGTAGGTTCTGTATTTATGGGTAGCTTTATATCAACACTTTTAGATATACCGGCAAATTGTATACAATCTGCATTTGGAATTATAATAGCTTTTTTATTAGGAAATCAGTTAAAGAAATTTATTAAAATAGATGAATAA
- the thrS gene encoding threonine--tRNA ligase produces MIKLTMPDGSVREYEKGTKAIDVAKSISEGLARVILAASYNNKTIDLQQELQEDGTIKFLKFEDEDGKHAFWHTSSHILAQAIKRIWPEAKLAIGPSIKDGFYYDIDLDYRIVEEDLEKIQAEMKKIVKENIKLERFELPRDEALKFMSDNKEPYKVELINDLPEDSIISFYKQGEFTDLCAGPHIESTKKVKAIKLLSIAGAYWRGSEKNKMLQRIYGITFDKAKNLEEHLNMLEEAKKRDHRKLGKELGLFFMSEEGPGFPFFLPKGVEVKNELVKFWREVHKEAGYVEVETPIILNKHLWETSGHWSHYKENMYTTMIDDEDYAIKPMNCPGGMLVYKNSPHSYKDFPIRVGELGRVHRHELSGALHGLMRVRTFTQDDAHIFMLPNQIKDEIKNVANLIDRIYKTFGFSYSVELSTRPEDFLGDIKDWDIAENALESALKELGLDYKINEGDGAFYGPKIDFKIRDCIGREWQCGTIQLDYQLPQRFELEYIGADGQKHRPIMIHRVALGSLERFFGVLIEQYAGAFPTWIAPVQVKILPISDKFNDYAMSVKKDLEAKGIKVVLDDRSEKIGYKIREAQLEKTPYMFVVGEKEKESNTVAVRERSKGDIGSMSIDEIASTIINKIVNRENDSPQV; encoded by the coding sequence ATGATTAAATTAACAATGCCTGATGGCAGTGTTCGAGAGTACGAAAAAGGAACTAAAGCTATTGATGTAGCAAAAAGTATAAGTGAAGGATTAGCAAGAGTAATTCTAGCTGCAAGCTATAATAATAAAACGATAGATTTACAACAAGAATTACAAGAGGATGGAACAATTAAGTTCTTGAAATTTGAAGACGAAGATGGAAAACATGCATTTTGGCATACTTCATCACATATATTGGCGCAAGCTATAAAAAGAATATGGCCAGAAGCAAAACTTGCTATAGGTCCTTCAATTAAAGATGGATTTTACTATGATATTGATTTAGATTATAGAATAGTAGAAGAAGATTTAGAAAAAATTCAAGCTGAAATGAAAAAAATAGTAAAAGAAAATATTAAGCTTGAAAGATTTGAATTACCAAGAGATGAAGCGTTGAAGTTTATGTCAGATAATAAAGAACCTTATAAAGTTGAGTTGATTAATGACTTGCCTGAGGATTCGATTATTTCTTTCTATAAACAAGGAGAATTTACTGACCTTTGTGCTGGTCCTCATATTGAATCAACAAAAAAAGTAAAAGCAATAAAGTTATTAAGTATCGCTGGAGCTTATTGGAGAGGTAGCGAGAAAAATAAAATGCTTCAGAGAATTTATGGTATAACTTTTGACAAAGCAAAAAATTTAGAAGAACATTTAAACATGTTAGAGGAAGCTAAAAAAAGAGACCATAGAAAACTTGGAAAAGAATTAGGATTGTTCTTTATGTCTGAAGAAGGACCTGGATTTCCATTTTTCTTGCCAAAAGGTGTAGAAGTTAAAAATGAGTTAGTTAAATTTTGGAGAGAAGTACACAAGGAAGCTGGATATGTTGAAGTTGAGACTCCTATTATCTTGAATAAACATTTATGGGAAACTTCAGGACACTGGTCCCACTATAAAGAAAATATGTATACTACTATGATAGATGATGAAGATTATGCAATTAAACCAATGAACTGTCCAGGTGGAATGTTAGTTTATAAAAATTCACCTCATTCATACAAGGATTTCCCTATTAGAGTAGGCGAGTTAGGTAGAGTTCATAGACATGAGTTGTCTGGTGCTTTACATGGTCTTATGAGAGTAAGAACATTTACACAAGATGATGCACATATATTTATGTTGCCTAATCAAATAAAAGATGAAATTAAAAATGTTGCAAATTTAATTGATAGAATATATAAAACTTTTGGATTTAGTTATAGTGTTGAGTTATCTACTAGACCAGAAGATTTCTTAGGAGATATTAAAGATTGGGATATAGCTGAGAATGCACTTGAATCTGCACTTAAAGAATTAGGCTTAGATTATAAAATAAATGAAGGTGATGGTGCTTTCTATGGTCCTAAAATAGACTTTAAGATAAGAGATTGCATAGGCAGAGAATGGCAATGTGGAACTATTCAGTTAGATTACCAGTTACCACAAAGATTTGAACTTGAGTATATTGGAGCTGATGGGCAAAAACATAGACCAATAATGATTCATAGGGTTGCACTTGGTAGTCTAGAAAGATTTTTTGGAGTTTTAATTGAGCAATATGCTGGAGCTTTTCCAACATGGATAGCACCAGTACAAGTTAAAATATTACCTATTTCAGATAAATTTAATGATTATGCTATGTCTGTTAAAAAAGATTTAGAAGCAAAAGGTATAAAAGTAGTCTTAGATGATAGATCTGAAAAAATAGGTTATAAAATTAGAGAAGCACAGCTTGAAAAAACACCTTATATGTTTGTTGTTGGAGAAAAAGAAAAAGAATCTAACACTGTTGCTGTAAGAGAAAGAAGCAAAGGTGATATAGGTTCAATGTCAATTGATGAAATTGCTTCAACTATAATTAATAAGATAGTAAATAGAGAAAATGATTCACCACAAGTATAG
- a CDS encoding MBOAT family protein has product MVFSSIFFIYLFFPIAMVLYFANKNMKYKNIILIIISLTFYAWGEPIYVCILIFSSIVDYTIGQIIERNRNNKVSKIAVVCSVVINLSLLGVFKYAGFIVQNINTLFNVNLEFTPLALPIGISFYTFQTISYSVDVYRGNVKPQKSFPNFLLYVSLFPQLIAGPIVRYSEIEKQINYRNTSIDDFNSGINRFILGLGKKVLIANVAGSIATSILDSKISSLTLVSGWTGIIMFTVQIYFDFSGYSDMAIGLGRMFGFTYNENFNYPYISKSITEFWRRWHISLSSFFRDYVYIPLGGNKKHQLFNLIIVWLLTGLWHGAYWNFVLWGIYYGVFLIIEKFFIAKYLDKSSNIIKHIYTLIIVVLGWAIFYYTDLSKLGQFLLVIFGASKNSFIDLSTKILLQNNFIFMVVSFMLCTPILKKLNEIILLKISSKTIYENIYYILLITLNVLIIVLVTAALVQETYNPFLYFRF; this is encoded by the coding sequence ATGGTTTTTTCTAGTATATTTTTTATTTATTTATTTTTTCCTATTGCTATGGTTTTGTATTTTGCTAATAAAAATATGAAATATAAAAATATAATATTGATTATAATATCCCTAACTTTTTATGCGTGGGGCGAACCAATATATGTTTGCATTTTAATTTTTAGTTCAATAGTAGATTATACAATAGGACAAATTATTGAAAGGAACCGCAATAATAAAGTATCTAAAATTGCAGTAGTTTGTTCTGTGGTAATAAATTTATCGTTGTTAGGAGTATTTAAATATGCTGGTTTTATAGTTCAGAATATTAACACTCTTTTCAATGTTAATTTGGAGTTTACTCCATTGGCATTGCCTATAGGTATTTCGTTTTATACATTTCAAACTATATCTTATAGTGTAGATGTTTATAGAGGAAATGTAAAACCTCAAAAATCTTTTCCAAATTTTTTATTATATGTTTCATTGTTTCCGCAACTAATTGCTGGACCAATAGTTAGATATTCTGAAATTGAAAAACAAATTAATTATAGAAATACATCAATAGATGATTTTAATAGTGGTATAAATAGATTCATTCTAGGATTAGGTAAAAAAGTATTAATTGCTAATGTTGCTGGTAGTATTGCTACATCTATTTTAGACTCAAAAATTAGTTCGTTAACCCTTGTATCAGGATGGACTGGCATTATAATGTTTACAGTTCAAATATATTTTGATTTTTCTGGATACTCTGATATGGCAATTGGTCTTGGTAGAATGTTTGGATTTACATACAATGAAAATTTTAATTATCCTTATATATCAAAAAGTATAACTGAGTTTTGGAGAAGGTGGCATATTTCACTTAGTTCTTTTTTTAGAGATTACGTTTATATTCCTTTAGGAGGAAATAAAAAACATCAACTATTTAATTTAATTATTGTTTGGTTATTGACAGGACTTTGGCATGGAGCATATTGGAATTTTGTACTTTGGGGAATTTATTATGGAGTATTTTTAATTATAGAAAAATTCTTTATTGCAAAATATTTAGATAAATCTTCAAATATCATAAAACACATCTATACACTTATTATAGTTGTTTTGGGTTGGGCGATTTTTTATTATACTGATCTAAGTAAATTAGGACAGTTTTTACTAGTTATATTTGGTGCTAGCAAAAATAGTTTTATTGACCTAAGCACAAAAATCTTATTGCAAAATAATTTCATTTTTATGGTTGTCAGCTTCATGTTATGTACACCTATTCTAAAAAAATTAAATGAAATAATATTGTTAAAAATTAGTTCGAAAACAATTTATGAAAATATTTATTATATTTTATTAATTACTTTAAATGTGTTAATTATAGTTTTAGTTACTGCTGCTTTGGTACAAGAAACATATAATCCATTTTTATATTTTAGATTTTAA
- a CDS encoding phosphatase PAP2 family protein, with the protein MEFQIEIIKFIQTFSNAFLDVFFEALTLFGEETLLVVIASYVFLSIDKNKGYKLIFTIVSGTCFNAIIKNIFKIQRPIGIEGILSKRVETATGYSFPSGHTQASSTFWTTLCLIFKKKYLYIFSIILIFLVGLSRIYLGVHWPTDVVFAAIFGFSWALLINKAFDYIYKSKNYYIIIFCSVIFTILTLIFGDNDFYKSSGLLLGLSVGYVLENKYINFSNIMSFKNKVFSYIIMLGGLLLIKSVLKLFFPSTLIFSLIRYFFVGFWGFGIAPYFIKKLQK; encoded by the coding sequence ATGGAATTTCAGATCGAAATAATAAAATTTATACAAACATTTAGCAATGCTTTTCTTGATGTTTTTTTTGAAGCATTAACTCTTTTCGGAGAGGAAACGTTATTGGTTGTTATCGCTTCTTATGTATTTTTGAGTATTGATAAAAATAAGGGTTACAAATTAATTTTCACAATTGTATCGGGAACTTGCTTTAATGCTATTATAAAAAATATATTTAAAATTCAACGTCCAATTGGAATTGAAGGGATTTTATCTAAAAGAGTAGAAACTGCTACTGGTTACTCATTTCCTAGTGGTCATACGCAAGCTTCATCAACATTTTGGACAACCTTATGCTTAATATTCAAGAAAAAGTACTTATACATTTTTTCTATCATACTTATTTTTCTAGTTGGTTTATCAAGAATATATTTAGGAGTACACTGGCCAACAGACGTTGTGTTTGCAGCAATATTTGGATTTTCATGGGCACTACTAATTAATAAAGCCTTTGACTATATATATAAAAGCAAAAATTATTATATAATAATTTTTTGCTCTGTTATATTTACAATTTTGACATTGATATTTGGCGATAATGATTTTTATAAAAGTTCTGGTTTATTATTAGGACTTTCAGTTGGATATGTTTTAGAGAATAAATATATTAACTTTTCTAATATAATGTCATTTAAAAATAAAGTCTTTTCATATATTATAATGTTAGGTGGATTATTATTAATAAAAAGTGTTCTTAAATTATTTTTTCCATCAACGTTAATATTTAGCCTTATAAGATATTTCTTCGTCGGATTTTGGGGATTTGGAATTGCACCATATTTCATAAAAAAATTACAGAAATAA
- a CDS encoding DEAD/DEAH box helicase yields MLCKIIYKEENKLMKIENIEISEKIQKGLEEMGFEELTQIQLEAIPHILEGKDIIAQSNTGTGKTAAFGIPVIQSIDTEIRKPQAIAICPTRELAVQVANEFKKMSKFVEGLKIVSVYGGADIKRQIDKLRNGAQIIIGTPGRIIDLINRGVIKLEQLKTTILDEADEMLKMGFKEDIELILSNVHHKTQTLLFSATIPASIKKITKQFQKDPVEIKTLREGITAKEVKQSYFIVKHSDKIEALSRVIDTYTTKLALVFCNTKRSVDELFDVLVDRGYNCDKIHGDINQAQRLDTLNKFNNGLVDVLIATDVAARGLDIKEVEAVINFDIPVKEDYYVHRIGRTGRAGREGLSFTLLTNKEMSKLRAIEKYTKKSIRKRSIPTIDKVNEIKQDKFIRQIEEQIANCNTDEYAYIIKRLFEDGNSPESIINALIKDRLTFNNADNDKDLNDNTPERRKSSRKREDEINRSGVRFFVNVGKKDGIRPKDILGAVAGECNIPGSDIGAIEILDKFSFFTAAKEHKNVILDKMNNSAIKGRDVVVEITTSKKSSSKSSSSNYNKPYKNNGRRDSGKKDGGKFYGRRKK; encoded by the coding sequence ATGTTGTGTAAAATCATATATAAGGAAGAAAACAAATTAATGAAAATTGAAAACATCGAAATTAGTGAAAAAATCCAAAAAGGACTAGAGGAGATGGGCTTTGAAGAACTAACTCAAATACAGTTAGAAGCAATTCCTCACATTTTGGAGGGTAAAGATATTATTGCTCAATCTAATACAGGCACAGGAAAAACTGCTGCATTTGGTATACCAGTAATTCAAAGTATAGATACTGAAATTAGAAAACCACAAGCTATTGCAATATGTCCGACTAGAGAACTAGCAGTTCAAGTTGCAAACGAATTTAAAAAAATGTCAAAGTTCGTAGAAGGATTAAAAATTGTTAGTGTTTATGGTGGAGCAGATATAAAAAGGCAAATTGATAAATTAAGAAATGGAGCGCAGATAATTATCGGAACTCCAGGAAGAATTATTGATTTAATTAATAGAGGCGTAATAAAGTTAGAACAATTAAAAACAACAATATTAGACGAAGCAGATGAAATGCTTAAAATGGGCTTTAAAGAGGATATAGAGTTAATCCTTAGCAATGTTCACCACAAAACACAAACGTTATTATTTTCAGCTACAATTCCTGCTAGCATAAAAAAAATTACAAAGCAGTTTCAAAAAGATCCTGTAGAGATTAAAACTCTAAGAGAAGGAATTACTGCAAAAGAAGTTAAACAAAGCTATTTTATTGTAAAACATTCTGATAAAATTGAAGCATTATCAAGAGTTATTGACACATACACAACCAAATTAGCTTTAGTATTTTGTAATACTAAAAGAAGTGTCGATGAGTTATTTGATGTATTAGTAGATAGAGGATACAATTGTGATAAGATACATGGTGATATAAATCAAGCACAAAGACTTGATACTTTAAATAAATTTAATAATGGTTTAGTTGATGTTTTAATTGCTACAGATGTTGCAGCAAGAGGACTTGACATAAAAGAAGTTGAGGCTGTTATTAACTTTGATATACCAGTAAAAGAAGATTATTATGTTCATAGAATAGGTAGAACTGGTCGTGCCGGTAGAGAGGGTTTATCATTTACTTTACTAACAAATAAAGAAATGAGTAAGCTACGTGCTATCGAAAAATACACTAAAAAATCAATAAGAAAAAGATCTATTCCTACAATTGATAAAGTTAATGAAATAAAGCAAGATAAATTCATTAGACAAATTGAAGAACAAATAGCTAATTGCAATACTGATGAGTATGCATATATTATTAAAAGATTGTTTGAAGATGGAAACTCACCAGAATCTATTATTAATGCTTTAATTAAGGATAGGTTAACTTTTAATAATGCTGATAATGATAAAGATTTAAATGATAATACTCCTGAAAGACGTAAATCTTCTAGAAAAAGAGAAGATGAAATAAATAGATCAGGTGTAAGATTCTTTGTAAATGTAGGAAAAAAAGATGGTATCAGACCTAAAGATATACTTGGTGCTGTTGCTGGTGAATGTAATATCCCAGGAAGTGATATTGGCGCAATTGAAATTTTAGATAAATTTTCATTTTTTACTGCTGCTAAAGAACATAAAAATGTTATTTTAGACAAAATGAACAATTCAGCAATTAAAGGTAGAGATGTAGTTGTAGAGATAACAACATCTAAAAAAAGCAGTTCAAAATCATCGTCATCAAATTATAATAAACCATATAAGAATAATGGAAGAAGAGATAGTGGTAAGAAAGATGGCGGTAAATTTTATGGAAGAAGAAAAAAATAG
- a CDS encoding DHHW family protein, translating to MNKGFYKKFNILAFLVIIFMFFLLNLVFNDNSTVSLREKRKLTQKPSFSKQGYISGSFFKEFEQYFCDNFFCRENFIDISNGFAHLRGYSSDGVEIINTNKSMIDIGEKDNENKSTDKSNDKNIYENSISDSTNDVRVFDNNNVNSDSKSTKEIADNILIKKKNKDTNDEIDEEDNKELNQYGQFIIVNNTGYELFSYNEYFMSFYFNAINYYADNVDESVKIYSLIAPTSSEFNLPEKYKELSDAQLSGIEYINGKLRDRVERVDIYTNLQNHSDEYLYFNTDHHWTALGAYRAYEAFLNYKGEKPITLDNYKEVKCKDKYLGSIFNMTASKKLTKNKDDIWYYNIDESITYEVFDKEKNSTILNSVFYTGYFNKENKYALFMGGDFPFAKITTQHDDKGKILIIKDSYANAFIPFLIPHYSEIYVADPRSCPFNVIDVINDNCINELAFVDYAMALKLPGFSDMIKGLATIEDKIDENVDENVDENANENVDEDENENTDENE from the coding sequence ATGAATAAAGGTTTTTATAAAAAATTTAATATTTTGGCTTTTTTAGTAATTATTTTTATGTTCTTTCTGCTCAATTTGGTTTTTAATGATAATTCAACTGTTTCGTTAAGGGAAAAAAGAAAATTAACACAAAAGCCTAGCTTTTCTAAACAAGGATATATTAGTGGTTCATTCTTTAAAGAATTCGAACAATATTTTTGTGATAATTTTTTTTGTAGGGAAAATTTTATAGATATAAGCAATGGATTTGCTCATTTAAGAGGATATTCAAGTGATGGTGTTGAAATTATTAATACTAATAAAAGTATGATAGATATAGGGGAAAAAGATAATGAAAACAAATCAACAGATAAATCAAATGATAAGAATATTTATGAAAATAGTATTAGTGACTCAACAAACGATGTAAGAGTTTTTGATAATAATAATGTAAATAGTGATAGTAAAAGTACTAAAGAGATTGCAGATAATATATTGATAAAAAAGAAAAATAAAGACACTAATGATGAAATTGATGAAGAAGACAATAAGGAGTTAAACCAATATGGGCAATTTATAATAGTAAATAATACTGGATATGAATTATTTTCGTATAACGAATATTTTATGAGCTTTTATTTTAACGCAATAAACTATTATGCAGATAATGTTGATGAAAGTGTAAAAATATATTCATTGATAGCACCAACGTCAAGTGAATTTAATTTGCCAGAGAAATATAAAGAACTCTCAGATGCTCAATTGAGTGGTATAGAATATATAAATGGTAAACTTAGAGATAGAGTTGAGAGAGTTGACATATATACAAACTTACAAAATCATAGTGATGAGTATTTATATTTTAATACTGACCATCATTGGACTGCATTAGGTGCTTATAGAGCGTATGAAGCTTTTTTGAATTATAAAGGTGAAAAGCCAATTACACTTGATAATTATAAAGAAGTTAAGTGTAAAGATAAATATTTAGGTTCAATATTCAATATGACAGCTAGCAAAAAACTTACAAAAAATAAAGACGATATTTGGTATTATAATATAGATGAATCAATCACATATGAGGTGTTTGACAAAGAAAAAAATAGTACTATTCTTAATAGTGTTTTTTATACTGGATATTTTAATAAAGAAAACAAATATGCTTTATTTATGGGAGGAGATTTCCCATTTGCCAAGATTACTACACAGCATGATGATAAAGGTAAAATATTAATAATAAAGGATTCCTATGCGAATGCATTTATACCATTTTTGATACCTCATTATAGCGAAATTTATGTGGCTGATCCAAGAAGTTGCCCTTTTAACGTTATAGATGTTATCAATGATAATTGTATTAACGAATTAGCATTTGTAGACTACGCAATGGCACTTAAATTACCAGGTTTTTCGGATATGATTAAAGGTTTAGCTACAATAGAAGATAAGATAGATGAAAACGTAGATGAGAACGTAGATGAGAACGCAAATGAAAATGTTGATGAAGATGAAAATGAAAATACAGATGAAAATGAATAA
- a CDS encoding response regulator transcription factor — translation MNDKKKILIVEDEQKIARFLELELNYEGYEVVIVNDGRQGFEKGKENDIDLIVLDVMLPRLSGIEVCRRIRQTSEVPIIMLTAKDDISDKITGLDIGADDYMTKPFAVEELLARIRVLLKRKFIDKKSINDNIIKCGELCLYKENFKITYSDEIIELTKKEFELLEYLLENRDIVLSREKILNHVWGYDYFGDTNVIDVYIRYLRSKIDQKYNIRLIETVRGIGYTIR, via the coding sequence ATGAATGATAAAAAGAAAATACTAATTGTTGAAGATGAGCAAAAAATTGCAAGATTTTTAGAGTTGGAATTAAATTATGAGGGCTATGAGGTAGTGATAGTTAATGACGGAAGACAAGGTTTTGAAAAAGGTAAAGAAAATGATATAGATTTGATTGTGTTAGATGTAATGTTACCAAGATTGAGCGGAATCGAGGTTTGTAGACGGATCAGGCAAACATCAGAGGTTCCTATAATTATGTTAACAGCCAAGGATGACATATCAGATAAAATAACAGGTCTTGATATTGGTGCAGATGACTATATGACTAAGCCTTTTGCGGTAGAGGAGTTGCTTGCAAGAATTAGAGTATTATTAAAGAGAAAATTTATAGATAAAAAATCTATAAATGATAATATTATTAAATGTGGTGAATTGTGTTTATATAAGGAAAACTTTAAGATTACTTATAGCGATGAAATAATAGAATTAACAAAAAAAGAATTTGAATTATTAGAATATCTTTTAGAAAACAGGGATATTGTTTTATCAAGAGAAAAAATATTAAATCATGTATGGGGATATGATTATTTTGGAGATACTAATGTAATAGATGTTTATATTAGGTATTTAAGAAGTAAAATTGATCAAAAGTATAATATAAGGTTAATAGAAACTGTGAGGGGAATTGGTTATACAATTAGGTAA
- a CDS encoding DUF4342 domain-containing protein has product MKVTIELIDELRSRVNVSYEEAKSVLERNDGDLIKSIIELENKKGIKSKNVKQHNTDFSEFANKVFRFRFSVKNRDGEVIINIPLILVAVTLIMAFWVVIFGVIIAVLTSCNMKIYKAKSYHGYDNIKKDVKHTVNKVKDSADKIFDNDETINKNKSDNKNKADDNDDDNEIIIE; this is encoded by the coding sequence ATGAAGGTTACAATTGAATTGATAGACGAATTAAGAAGTAGAGTGAATGTTTCTTATGAGGAAGCAAAAAGTGTTCTTGAACGAAATGACGGTGATTTAATTAAATCAATTATAGAATTGGAGAATAAAAAAGGTATCAAATCAAAAAACGTAAAGCAACACAATACAGATTTTTCTGAATTTGCCAATAAGGTATTTAGGTTCAGGTTTAGTGTTAAAAATAGGGATGGTGAAGTAATAATAAATATTCCGTTAATATTAGTAGCAGTAACACTTATAATGGCATTTTGGGTTGTAATTTTTGGTGTTATAATAGCAGTATTAACTTCATGCAATATGAAAATTTACAAAGCAAAAAGTTATCATGGATATGATAATATAAAAAAAGATGTAAAACATACGGTTAATAAAGTAAAGGATTCTGCTGATAAAATTTTTGACAATGATGAAACTATAAATAAAAACAAGTCCGATAATAAAAATAAAGCAGATGATAATGATGATGATAATGAAATAATTATAGAATAA